The following are encoded together in the Novipirellula galeiformis genome:
- a CDS encoding ORF6N domain-containing protein, protein MGSQLNSSQFWNNHELLGIESLIFGIRAERVFNDTELAKLYGVSTKRLNQYVRRNTIRSGENTHFNWRTLSLMA, encoded by the coding sequence ATGGGATCGCAACTCAACTCATCCCAATTTTGGAACAACCACGAACTGCTTGGCATCGAGTCCTTGATTTTCGGAATACGAGCCGAGCGGGTCTTTAACGACACCGAGCTTGCAAAGCTGTACGGTGTCTCAACCAAACGGCTGAATCAGTATGTCAGGCGAAACACCATCCGATCTGGCGAAAACACCCATTTCAACTGGCGAACGCTGAGTTTGATGGCTTGA
- a CDS encoding TIGR02452 family protein, producing the protein MSRLRLNPCVDSDDLARQHRRVLGIRSELAESLGCSALQAIERGQYLTDHGWVDWSAEIKAAEAAKISIPPDALLPNIARRSQGDANVETRVSVANETTLAAAHALVADGHRPLALNFANGVEPGGGFLRGATAQEETLCRSSALYATLVGDPMYNFHHANDPAASSDWAILSPDVPVFRDDAGMECEKPWPLSFLTCAAPYAPAIGRTDSEKMLRGRIHRVLAIARAYQYESLVLGAWGCGVFANDPLQTATDFREALEREFAGAFERVVFAITDWSDQRRYLRPFCEVFSDA; encoded by the coding sequence ATGAGTCGTTTGCGTTTGAACCCCTGTGTCGATTCGGATGATTTGGCTCGCCAGCATCGACGTGTGCTTGGGATACGTTCCGAACTTGCCGAGTCGCTGGGATGCTCGGCGCTCCAAGCGATCGAGAGGGGCCAATACCTGACCGATCATGGGTGGGTCGATTGGTCGGCGGAAATCAAGGCAGCCGAAGCGGCCAAAATCTCCATTCCGCCTGATGCTCTTCTGCCGAACATTGCACGGCGATCACAGGGTGACGCGAATGTCGAGACGCGGGTGAGCGTCGCCAACGAAACGACGCTGGCCGCCGCTCACGCGCTGGTCGCCGATGGGCATCGTCCGTTGGCGCTCAACTTTGCCAATGGCGTTGAGCCTGGCGGTGGATTTTTGCGGGGCGCGACCGCACAAGAGGAAACGCTTTGCCGATCCAGTGCGTTGTACGCCACGCTGGTGGGCGATCCGATGTACAACTTCCACCACGCCAACGATCCGGCCGCTTCGAGCGACTGGGCGATCCTCTCGCCGGACGTGCCGGTATTCCGTGACGATGCAGGCATGGAATGCGAAAAACCGTGGCCGCTTAGCTTTCTGACGTGTGCGGCACCGTACGCGCCGGCGATCGGGCGTACGGATTCAGAGAAGATGCTTCGCGGTCGGATTCATCGTGTGCTTGCGATCGCCCGAGCCTATCAATACGAATCGCTAGTCTTGGGGGCTTGGGGATGTGGCGTGTTCGCCAACGACCCGCTGCAAACGGCAACGGATTTTCGCGAAGCACTCGAGCGGGAATTCGCTGGAGCGTTCGAACGTGTGGTGTTCGCGATCACAGATTGGTCGGACCAGCGAAGGTATCTGCGCCCGTTCTGCGAAGTCTTTTCAGATGCGTAA
- a CDS encoding serine hydrolase domain-containing protein gives MVTTSIVLAKRRRSGLQAICLTAICAALVCGIPGTAAETTGSETTAHEDAPQLTIEQKRAERREFLEQTLITAKPSSWIFKLDAPPRIVWRDLQTIQRLGGPTEIHVRWFDAELNEFPRPQRSGRWIAWIEGIAPNGTPLRRAFTFYAMPDPLPQLDLPDLTVALPYFPGPRAPAVLREHQQELVQLAKQTLATSIMDSEAGAILVAGLAEREPLGRPARFVESLAVLSDDYHLSLKLKLQNRRPRPIQPPRLRETPATSLHAGPLAEAGMRPDAKTRIDEICQAWAEDTGEPFVTLVARNGVIVTHQAYGSDSNGDPISLDYRCWVASITKTVTALLFSLFLDQGLIDMDDPLSEVFVDYPKDDRHVPTFRQCFNHTSGLSGHSEHGGMRDPHLENRVLNAIDVNQPNVRYRYCGLGYELAAKAMELVAGKSAVRVYQDHLFTPLGFDDVPIGNASSDGEFTALELAVLGQWIANRGSYGELQFIAPATFDRLLPQPLIVADHGYVMDEGIGLHWVRHKKTGAAAGAAPEDELLFSPRTLGHGAFSGCIFVIDPEQQLVITQVRKQSGARHAAWSARFFQTIAEQIETTPTAVDRRSSGDEISPSGVHAE, from the coding sequence ATGGTAACGACAAGCATTGTGTTGGCGAAACGCCGTCGCAGCGGGCTGCAGGCAATTTGCTTAACCGCGATCTGTGCTGCGCTGGTTTGCGGAATCCCAGGGACTGCCGCAGAGACGACCGGTTCAGAAACGACGGCTCACGAGGATGCTCCGCAGTTAACGATCGAGCAAAAACGAGCGGAACGTCGCGAGTTCCTGGAGCAAACACTGATTACGGCCAAACCGAGCAGTTGGATATTTAAGCTCGATGCCCCGCCCCGGATCGTGTGGCGAGATTTGCAGACGATCCAGCGATTGGGCGGCCCCACGGAGATCCATGTCCGCTGGTTCGATGCCGAGCTAAATGAGTTTCCCCGCCCCCAGCGATCGGGACGTTGGATTGCTTGGATCGAAGGGATCGCACCGAACGGAACTCCGCTGCGGCGGGCGTTCACCTTCTATGCGATGCCCGATCCGTTGCCCCAATTAGACTTGCCCGATCTGACGGTCGCGTTGCCGTATTTCCCTGGCCCCCGAGCGCCCGCCGTCCTTAGGGAGCACCAGCAGGAATTGGTCCAGCTTGCCAAACAGACGCTTGCCACGTCGATCATGGACAGCGAAGCAGGTGCCATTTTGGTTGCCGGATTGGCCGAGCGTGAACCGCTGGGGCGACCGGCCCGCTTTGTCGAATCCTTGGCGGTGCTCAGTGACGACTATCATCTGAGCCTAAAGCTCAAGCTGCAAAATCGGCGGCCTCGTCCCATCCAACCTCCGCGTCTTCGCGAGACACCGGCGACGTCATTGCACGCAGGACCTTTAGCCGAAGCCGGCATGCGGCCCGATGCCAAAACCAGGATTGACGAAATTTGCCAGGCATGGGCGGAGGATACCGGCGAGCCGTTCGTGACGCTGGTCGCACGCAATGGCGTGATCGTGACTCATCAAGCCTACGGCAGCGATTCAAATGGCGATCCGATTTCGCTGGACTACCGATGCTGGGTCGCTTCGATTACCAAGACGGTGACCGCCCTGCTCTTCAGCTTGTTCCTCGATCAAGGCTTGATCGACATGGATGATCCGCTCTCGGAGGTGTTTGTGGACTATCCCAAAGACGATCGACACGTCCCGACGTTTCGCCAATGTTTCAATCACACCAGCGGCTTGTCAGGGCATAGTGAGCACGGCGGCATGCGTGATCCTCACCTGGAAAATCGCGTGCTCAATGCGATCGATGTGAATCAGCCGAACGTTCGATATCGTTATTGTGGTTTAGGCTATGAGCTTGCCGCGAAAGCGATGGAACTCGTCGCCGGCAAGAGTGCGGTGCGGGTTTATCAGGACCATCTGTTCACTCCGCTCGGCTTTGACGATGTTCCGATCGGTAACGCCAGTTCCGATGGGGAGTTTACGGCCCTGGAACTCGCTGTCTTGGGGCAATGGATTGCCAATCGGGGCAGCTATGGTGAGCTGCAATTCATCGCACCGGCGACGTTCGACCGTCTGCTGCCGCAACCCCTGATTGTCGCGGACCATGGCTATGTCATGGATGAAGGCATCGGGCTGCATTGGGTTCGACATAAAAAAACGGGAGCGGCCGCCGGCGCAGCACCCGAAGACGAATTGTTGTTTAGCCCCCGTACACTCGGGCATGGCGCGTTCTCAGGGTGCATCTTCGTGATTGATCCAGAACAGCAATTGGTGATCACGCAAGTTCGCAAGCAAAGTGGTGCGCGGCACGCTGCGTGGTCGGCTCGCTTTTTCCAGACGATCGCTGAACAAATTGAAACCACGCCAACGGCGGTGGACCGACGCTCGTCGGGAGACGAGATATCGCCGAGCGGCGTTCACGCCGAATAA
- a CDS encoding heavy metal translocating P-type ATPase, translated as MRDKVRFDIQLLLPGLPDEHDACADRLSELIVANQGIEKAHVRDGEFCIHFDTSKISFDKVRSLVTTAGAELGSRYGHLLLKSSPMYARHARTIRGRMAAIRGVVDVGVAVDGIIRIEFDKRIADESAVLFAISGLGIAVERLPAKHVPAAVEEEPKSVQAEAEKHDHKHGGVFGANTELIFAILCGVLLLVGWILSITTDLSPGVLLPIYLASYFFGGYYTVIESIQKLRIKQLEIDFLMLFAAVGAAVLGNWAEGALLLFLFSLSHSLEHYAMGRARRAIEALSELVPETAIVRRNGTTQSVHVDDLIVGDVVIVKPNERIAVDGFVIKGESSVDQSPITGESVPVDKRAVDDVDAAVEAIRKLPAEHRVFAGTINQSGALEVQVTRPATESMLARVVTMVHEAETQQSKTQRFAENFERVFVPIVLASVVALLFAWVVVNEPFSASFYRAMAVLVAASPCALAISTPSAVLSGVARAARGGVLIKGGAPLEDLGRVVAIAFDKTGTLTQGRPRLTDIVPTENSTRAELLETAIAAESLSDHPLAAAIVRDGKEALGLASGQDLPHAENLQSITGRGLSADIDGQKVYIGKRHLFTEVAGAPLPSSIVEATDRLEHTGRTTMIVRLGDQYLGVLGVMDTPRESAKTTVTQLRELGIDRMIMLSGDNQIVANAVAQEVGIDEAWGDLMPVDKVDSIKRLRGEGDVAMIGDGVNDAPAMAHATVGVAMGAAGSDVALETADVALMADSLSNLPFAIGLSRATNRIIKQNLWISLGMVAMLVPATLLGLSIGPAVVLHEGSTIVVVLNALRLLAFKKP; from the coding sequence ATGCGAGACAAGGTCCGGTTCGATATTCAATTACTCCTTCCCGGACTCCCCGACGAGCATGATGCGTGCGCTGACCGATTGAGCGAATTGATCGTTGCCAATCAAGGAATCGAAAAGGCTCATGTTCGCGATGGTGAGTTTTGCATCCACTTTGATACGAGCAAAATCTCTTTCGACAAAGTCCGCTCACTGGTGACCACGGCAGGTGCGGAACTGGGATCACGTTATGGTCACCTGCTGCTAAAGTCCTCACCGATGTACGCGCGTCACGCGCGAACGATTCGCGGACGCATGGCAGCGATCCGGGGTGTTGTCGACGTGGGTGTCGCGGTTGACGGAATCATTCGGATTGAATTTGACAAACGCATAGCCGATGAGTCGGCCGTACTGTTCGCAATCTCCGGCTTGGGAATCGCTGTCGAGCGGCTACCAGCCAAGCATGTGCCCGCGGCGGTGGAGGAAGAACCGAAATCGGTCCAGGCCGAGGCGGAGAAACATGATCACAAGCATGGTGGAGTCTTCGGGGCCAATACGGAATTGATCTTTGCCATTCTCTGTGGCGTTCTTTTGCTGGTCGGTTGGATCCTCAGCATCACGACGGATTTGTCGCCTGGTGTCTTGCTTCCCATCTATTTAGCGTCTTATTTCTTTGGCGGCTACTATACCGTCATCGAGTCGATTCAAAAGTTGCGCATCAAACAACTGGAAATTGATTTCCTGATGCTGTTCGCCGCGGTCGGAGCGGCGGTACTCGGAAACTGGGCCGAAGGCGCCCTGTTGCTGTTTCTGTTCAGTCTCAGCCATTCGCTCGAACACTACGCGATGGGGCGTGCGCGGCGAGCGATCGAAGCCCTTTCTGAATTGGTACCCGAGACCGCCATCGTTCGGCGCAATGGAACCACGCAAAGTGTCCACGTTGACGATTTGATTGTGGGTGACGTTGTGATCGTCAAACCGAACGAACGAATTGCGGTGGATGGTTTTGTCATCAAAGGGGAGAGCAGCGTTGACCAGTCTCCCATTACCGGTGAGAGCGTTCCGGTCGATAAACGTGCGGTCGATGACGTCGATGCGGCGGTAGAAGCGATACGCAAACTTCCCGCGGAACATCGAGTTTTTGCGGGCACGATCAATCAAAGTGGTGCCCTTGAGGTGCAAGTCACTCGCCCGGCAACCGAGTCGATGCTGGCGCGAGTCGTCACGATGGTCCACGAAGCGGAAACGCAACAGTCCAAGACGCAACGGTTTGCAGAAAACTTTGAACGAGTCTTCGTGCCGATCGTGCTGGCCAGCGTTGTCGCACTGCTGTTTGCTTGGGTTGTCGTGAACGAACCGTTTTCCGCGTCGTTCTATCGCGCCATGGCGGTGTTGGTGGCGGCCAGCCCCTGTGCGCTGGCCATCTCGACACCGAGCGCCGTGCTCAGTGGTGTCGCCAGAGCCGCTCGGGGCGGAGTCCTGATCAAAGGCGGGGCACCGCTAGAAGACCTGGGCCGTGTCGTTGCAATCGCGTTCGACAAGACAGGAACGCTAACGCAGGGCCGTCCACGGCTGACCGACATCGTGCCGACCGAGAATTCGACCCGAGCGGAGCTGTTGGAAACGGCCATCGCAGCGGAAAGTCTCAGCGATCATCCGCTGGCCGCCGCGATTGTTCGCGACGGGAAAGAGGCATTGGGATTGGCATCGGGGCAAGACCTACCTCATGCTGAAAATCTACAGAGCATCACCGGTCGTGGACTTTCCGCCGACATCGATGGTCAAAAAGTCTACATCGGCAAACGCCATTTGTTTACCGAAGTTGCCGGTGCACCCCTTCCTTCTTCGATTGTCGAAGCAACCGACCGCCTTGAACACACGGGCCGCACCACGATGATCGTGCGGCTGGGTGATCAGTACCTTGGTGTGCTCGGCGTGATGGACACGCCCCGCGAATCGGCCAAGACAACGGTGACGCAATTGCGCGAGCTCGGCATCGATCGGATGATCATGCTCTCGGGCGACAATCAGATCGTCGCCAACGCCGTTGCTCAGGAAGTGGGGATTGACGAAGCCTGGGGCGATTTGATGCCGGTCGATAAAGTCGATTCGATCAAGCGTCTTCGTGGCGAAGGCGACGTGGCTATGATTGGCGACGGCGTCAACGATGCACCGGCAATGGCTCACGCCACCGTCGGTGTCGCCATGGGAGCAGCCGGTTCCGACGTGGCATTGGAAACCGCCGACGTCGCCTTGATGGCCGACAGCCTGAGCAATCTTCCCTTCGCGATCGGACTTAGCCGCGCGACCAATCGAATCATCAAGCAAAACTTGTGGATCAGTCTCGGCATGGTCGCGATGCTTGTTCCCGCGACGCTCTTGGGGCTTTCCATCGGTCCGGCCGTTGTGCTTCACGAAGGTTCCACGATCGTCGTGGTACTTAACGCGCTCCGTCTGCTGGCGTTCAAGAAGCCATGA
- a CDS encoding acetyltransferase — protein MFMKDKRSGNLIRVDELSKLASPHETSVAGHRQAGEEEQDREAFDKSDLTFPSGEALPRCWVDASYQLRQRTG, from the coding sequence ATGTTTATGAAAGACAAGCGATCCGGAAATCTGATCCGCGTCGATGAGCTCAGTAAACTGGCTAGCCCGCATGAAACGAGCGTTGCGGGGCATCGCCAAGCGGGCGAGGAGGAGCAAGACAGGGAGGCGTTCGACAAGTCGGATCTGACGTTCCCCTCCGGGGAAGCCCTACCGCGTTGTTGGGTCGACGCCAGTTACCAACTCCGACAACGTACGGGGTAG
- a CDS encoding NADP-dependent oxidoreductase, with protein sequence MSTKVQKQYTARTIQLTSRPDEVPTEANFELVTRELSPPGDGEFMVKNEWISVDPYMRGRMKEGDSYVAPFELGEPLEGGCVGQVVASRHDRFAEGDYVLGNLGWRDYWKSSGAGVVKVDPQLASPQAYLGVLGMTGMTAWVGLKRIAKLKPGSTVFVSAASGAVGSIVCQIAKANDCRVIGSAGKSEKIDWLREQAKVDEVINYKETNDLTKALGELAPEGIDVYFDNVGGEHLEAALEQMNDFGCCVECGMISTYNATKPPVAPRNLFKIITKRIRMQGFIVRDHMSDQDEFLKDMSALIKSGNVVWEESVREGLEETPKAFIGLFSGENLGKSLVHIQ encoded by the coding sequence ATGTCCACGAAAGTACAGAAGCAATACACGGCTCGAACCATCCAACTCACTTCGCGTCCCGACGAGGTTCCGACGGAAGCCAATTTTGAGCTGGTGACCCGCGAGTTGTCGCCGCCCGGCGATGGCGAGTTTATGGTGAAAAATGAATGGATCTCGGTCGATCCCTACATGCGAGGTAGGATGAAAGAGGGCGACAGTTACGTTGCCCCGTTTGAATTGGGGGAACCGCTCGAAGGGGGCTGCGTGGGCCAGGTCGTTGCCTCGCGCCACGATCGGTTTGCCGAGGGCGATTACGTGCTCGGCAACCTCGGTTGGCGAGACTACTGGAAATCCAGCGGAGCGGGGGTCGTAAAAGTCGACCCACAATTGGCGTCGCCCCAGGCCTATTTGGGCGTACTGGGCATGACCGGCATGACGGCCTGGGTGGGATTGAAGCGAATCGCCAAGCTGAAACCGGGCAGCACGGTGTTCGTCTCGGCAGCGTCCGGGGCGGTCGGATCAATTGTCTGTCAAATCGCCAAAGCCAATGATTGCCGCGTGATCGGCAGCGCGGGCAAATCCGAAAAAATCGACTGGTTGCGTGAACAAGCCAAAGTCGACGAAGTCATCAACTACAAAGAAACCAACGACCTCACCAAAGCATTGGGCGAGCTTGCTCCCGAAGGCATAGACGTCTACTTCGACAACGTCGGTGGCGAGCATCTCGAAGCGGCACTGGAACAGATGAACGATTTCGGCTGCTGTGTCGAATGTGGAATGATCTCTACCTACAACGCCACGAAGCCTCCGGTCGCTCCACGCAACCTATTCAAAATCATTACCAAACGAATACGGATGCAAGGCTTCATCGTTCGCGATCACATGTCCGATCAAGATGAGTTTCTAAAAGACATGTCGGCCTTGATCAAATCGGGCAACGTGGTGTGGGAGGAATCCGTGCGTGAGGGATTGGAAGAGACACCGAAGGCGTTCATCGGTTTGTTCTCAGGCGAGAATCTCGGCAAGTCGCTGGTGCACATCCAATAG
- a CDS encoding NAD-dependent succinate-semialdehyde dehydrogenase yields MTITSINPATNKTLETFESLSKDETMAAVAKADDAFRDWRQTSFDHRKNIILKFASQLRERADEFARLITLDMGKRISESQREIEYCAEISEFYANGAETFLADQPMELEGVDAYIQYAPLGVLMGVMPWNFPFYQVTRFATPNIMAGNVVMVKHASNVPQCAQAITELFTACGLPEGVYTNLFIPTEFVEAIVSDRRVQGVSLTGSEKAGAAVAAVAGKNLKRSVLELGGNDPFIVLEDADLAKTVELAVKGRMVNAGQSCVASKRFIVVEAVADEFLAEFKEQMANVTMGDPMDEATTLAPLSSEAAAVQLQEQVQATIDAGATVLLGGDRPDREGAFFNPTILTGITPDMPSFDQELFGPVASVYIVKDEAAAIELANHSSYGLGGSVYTNDVQRGRRVAEQIETGMMFVNQPTRSQAELPFGGIKNSGYGRELSHLGILEFVNKKLIHLGKR; encoded by the coding sequence ATGACCATCACCAGTATCAACCCAGCAACCAACAAGACCTTGGAAACCTTTGAGTCGTTGTCGAAGGACGAAACGATGGCGGCGGTTGCAAAGGCGGATGACGCCTTCCGCGATTGGCGGCAAACCTCGTTCGATCATCGCAAGAACATCATCTTAAAGTTTGCCAGTCAATTGCGTGAACGAGCCGATGAGTTCGCTCGATTGATCACCCTCGATATGGGAAAACGGATCTCCGAGAGCCAACGGGAAATCGAATACTGTGCAGAGATCTCAGAGTTCTACGCCAACGGAGCGGAAACGTTTCTGGCCGATCAGCCGATGGAACTCGAGGGGGTGGATGCCTACATCCAATATGCTCCGCTGGGTGTCTTGATGGGCGTGATGCCGTGGAACTTTCCATTTTATCAAGTCACACGTTTTGCTACCCCGAACATCATGGCGGGCAACGTGGTGATGGTGAAGCACGCCAGCAATGTGCCACAATGTGCCCAAGCGATCACTGAATTATTTACCGCTTGCGGGCTTCCCGAGGGAGTCTACACCAATCTATTCATCCCGACGGAGTTCGTCGAAGCGATTGTCTCGGACCGGCGAGTGCAAGGTGTTTCGCTAACGGGCAGCGAGAAGGCCGGCGCGGCCGTGGCCGCCGTGGCAGGAAAAAATCTGAAACGCTCGGTGTTAGAACTCGGTGGCAATGATCCCTTCATCGTCTTGGAGGACGCCGATTTGGCAAAAACGGTCGAACTTGCCGTCAAAGGACGGATGGTCAATGCCGGACAATCTTGTGTCGCCTCGAAACGTTTCATCGTCGTCGAAGCGGTGGCCGACGAGTTTTTGGCGGAGTTCAAAGAACAAATGGCGAACGTCACGATGGGTGACCCGATGGACGAAGCGACCACCTTAGCCCCGTTGTCCAGCGAAGCGGCGGCCGTCCAGTTACAAGAGCAAGTGCAGGCGACGATCGATGCCGGAGCCACCGTCTTACTCGGCGGCGATCGGCCCGACCGCGAAGGAGCGTTCTTTAACCCTACGATCCTGACCGGAATCACGCCGGACATGCCATCGTTCGATCAGGAATTGTTCGGGCCCGTGGCGAGCGTCTACATCGTCAAGGACGAAGCCGCAGCGATTGAACTGGCGAACCACTCTTCCTATGGACTCGGCGGCAGCGTCTACACCAATGATGTCCAACGAGGACGTCGAGTCGCCGAGCAAATCGAAACGGGCATGATGTTTGTCAACCAACCCACCCGCTCTCAAGCCGAATTGCCTTTTGGTGGGATCAAAAACTCTGGCTATGGCCGCGAACTCTCTCACCTAGGCATCCTCGAGTTTGTCAACAAAAAGCTGATCCATTTGGGGAAACGTTAG
- a CDS encoding glycosyl hydrolase, which produces MFSETDGSRKAIGDVDVLFHDGLYHLFHLVLPNHDFIAHAVSTDALNWRRVNNALFIGDPGSWDDLMLWTMHVSPDPHHPGRWRMFYTGLSRRDQGKYQRLGMATSEDLYDWQKAPVHWEDHRGPRDPQLVKEAVRRSRARVASSRHAMFDSDSCFPLEPDPNHYEASLSEGRHWVSFRDPFFFHDGKEGWLLAAARVNHGPIVRRGCVALMKEVEPNRFVGQPALHHPRLYDDIEVPNLVCMGRDHYLIGSIREDAKIRYWHTDEIGKPWQSYHDNVLVAQGNYAGRVCRDEQGWLLWNFYSMNLADRTAENLMPPPKRLRKNGDELLRATTFEGISDYVRETVDSRCIHSLIDDVAPQVQQCRIDDGHLDLACDSGFQAFLFDETLDHFRFQATLAMHGLGKCGLLFRIDPESRDGYYLSLDLFKGIAQLRAWGTGAEGSGELMMQFRSLQSGFWYSESRSEASVQLIAFGSYIELSIDGRVVLSLADRCFQTGQMGVYLEAAALRVSDVHLVRLGSPSQPDDHLASG; this is translated from the coding sequence ATGTTTTCCGAGACCGATGGCAGTAGGAAAGCGATTGGCGATGTGGATGTTTTATTCCATGATGGTTTGTACCATCTGTTTCATCTCGTGTTGCCAAATCACGATTTCATCGCTCACGCCGTCAGCACCGATGCGTTGAATTGGCGGCGAGTCAATAACGCGTTGTTCATTGGGGATCCCGGCAGCTGGGACGATCTAATGTTGTGGACGATGCATGTGTCCCCCGATCCGCATCATCCCGGTCGCTGGCGAATGTTTTACACCGGGCTCTCACGTCGCGACCAAGGAAAATACCAGCGGTTGGGGATGGCGACGAGCGAGGATCTTTACGATTGGCAAAAGGCCCCCGTGCACTGGGAAGACCATCGTGGACCGCGGGATCCACAGCTTGTCAAAGAGGCGGTACGGCGAAGTCGGGCGCGGGTTGCCAGCAGTCGGCATGCGATGTTTGATTCGGACAGCTGTTTTCCTCTGGAGCCGGACCCGAACCATTACGAAGCCTCGCTCTCCGAAGGTCGGCACTGGGTCAGCTTTCGCGATCCCTTCTTTTTCCATGATGGCAAGGAGGGGTGGTTGTTAGCGGCCGCACGCGTCAACCATGGTCCGATTGTCCGCCGCGGTTGTGTGGCGTTGATGAAAGAAGTGGAACCCAATCGATTTGTGGGGCAACCCGCCCTGCACCACCCTCGGTTGTACGATGACATCGAAGTCCCCAACTTGGTTTGTATGGGGCGCGACCACTATTTGATCGGCAGCATTCGTGAAGACGCCAAGATCCGCTACTGGCATACCGATGAAATTGGCAAACCGTGGCAAAGCTATCACGATAATGTCCTGGTGGCACAAGGCAATTACGCAGGCCGCGTGTGTCGCGATGAACAAGGGTGGCTACTATGGAATTTCTATTCGATGAACTTAGCCGACCGCACGGCTGAGAATTTGATGCCTCCCCCAAAGCGTCTGCGCAAAAATGGGGACGAACTGCTACGTGCGACCACGTTCGAAGGGATCTCCGACTACGTACGTGAGACGGTCGATTCGCGTTGTATCCATAGTTTGATCGACGATGTTGCGCCGCAAGTCCAGCAATGCCGAATCGATGATGGCCACCTGGATCTCGCTTGCGACAGCGGATTTCAAGCGTTCTTGTTTGATGAAACGCTCGATCACTTTCGTTTTCAAGCAACCTTAGCGATGCACGGGCTGGGGAAATGTGGGCTGCTGTTTCGTATCGATCCCGAGTCGCGCGACGGCTACTACCTTTCGCTTGACCTTTTCAAAGGGATTGCCCAGTTACGGGCATGGGGAACCGGTGCGGAGGGAAGTGGCGAGTTGATGATGCAGTTTCGTTCGCTGCAATCTGGATTCTGGTACTCCGAGTCTCGTAGCGAAGCGTCCGTTCAGTTGATCGCTTTCGGCAGCTATATCGAGTTGTCGATTGACGGCCGAGTAGTCTTGTCGCTGGCGGACCGTTGTTTTCAAACGGGTCAAATGGGAGTTTATCTCGAAGCCGCGGCACTACGCGTTTCGGACGTCCATCTTGTGCGTCTGGGATCGCCAAGCCAACCTGACGATCACTTGGCTAGCGGTTGA
- a CDS encoding CHAD domain-containing protein, protein MPFRLLPRESVIESVRRIAAEQIDKACDEIDDPRRQQAKTVHQVRKRCKRLRGLVHLVRPAMGRTYRTENAWFRDTAKRLAAARDGETALDTYDKLVEHFSPQVDRSIFDSIRQRLTLQRKHLRSDAVGEQLVGVRDRLAEALERIPSWQLDRDGFAAVRSGLGQTYGRARDSLVQVRKHPTPEAFHVWRKWVKYHNDHCALLRGLWPVVINARRGEVDRLGIWLGEDHDLAVLKDRVGSLSNEVAQRNDVKTLCGLIDQRRQQIESTSISLGSRVFAEERKAFVKRHRRYWKASYGNHVGRCE, encoded by the coding sequence ATGCCTTTTCGTTTACTTCCCCGCGAATCTGTGATTGAATCGGTGCGACGAATTGCGGCCGAGCAAATCGATAAAGCCTGCGATGAGATCGATGATCCCAGGCGACAACAAGCTAAAACGGTTCATCAAGTTCGCAAGCGATGTAAAAGGCTGCGTGGGCTCGTTCATTTGGTGCGTCCCGCGATGGGGCGAACGTACCGAACAGAAAACGCATGGTTCCGTGATACCGCTAAGCGGTTGGCTGCCGCGCGTGACGGCGAGACTGCGTTGGACACGTACGACAAGCTTGTTGAGCACTTTTCTCCGCAAGTGGATCGCAGCATCTTTGACTCGATTCGCCAGCGTTTGACGTTGCAACGCAAACACTTGCGAAGCGATGCCGTTGGCGAGCAACTTGTTGGGGTGCGAGACCGGTTAGCAGAGGCCTTAGAGCGTATACCGAGCTGGCAACTTGATCGTGATGGTTTCGCCGCTGTGCGATCGGGGCTAGGACAAACCTATGGCCGAGCGCGTGATTCACTGGTCCAGGTTCGCAAACATCCGACACCCGAAGCATTTCACGTGTGGCGAAAATGGGTGAAGTATCACAACGACCACTGCGCGCTATTACGTGGGCTTTGGCCCGTGGTGATCAACGCACGCCGTGGTGAAGTGGATCGCTTGGGAATTTGGCTTGGTGAAGATCACGACTTAGCGGTGTTGAAAGACCGAGTCGGGAGTTTGTCAAACGAGGTTGCCCAGCGCAATGATGTGAAGACGTTATGCGGATTGATTGATCAGCGACGACAACAGATTGAGTCCACCAGTATTTCATTGGGGTCTCGTGTGTTCGCCGAGGAACGCAAGGCGTTCGTAAAACGTCATCGGCGCTATTGGAAAGCCTCGTATGGAAACCACGTAGGCCGATGTGAATGA
- a CDS encoding DUF1328 domain-containing protein: MLGWALTFIVIALIAAALGFGGLAGTAAGIAKVLFVVFLVLFIVSLVLGRRGPSV; the protein is encoded by the coding sequence ATGTTAGGTTGGGCTTTAACGTTTATTGTGATCGCATTGATCGCCGCTGCACTCGGTTTTGGTGGCCTCGCAGGAACCGCCGCTGGAATTGCCAAGGTCTTGTTCGTGGTGTTCTTGGTGCTGTTCATTGTCAGCCTCGTGTTGGGTCGACGTGGCCCTTCGGTGTAA